One window from the genome of Pseudoalteromonas sp. '520P1 No. 423' encodes:
- a CDS encoding DUF692 domain-containing protein, translated as MNKNTPILGLAGLGLRREMLDKMIDSYPCDVDFLEIAPENWLILGGAFKKNLKKLTQKHNFVCHGLSLSIGSPEPLDIEFVKQLKPFFKEHNIKLYSEHLSYCSGKGHMYDLMPIPFTQASAIYVSDRIKQVQDILEMKIAIENVSYYAAPGQEMSEIDFLNQVLELSDCDLLLDVNNIYVNSINHKYNAIEFLKALPTKRIAYGHIAGHYDEADDLLVDTHGADVIDPVWSLLEKAYEFHGVFPTLLERDFNIPPITDLLIEINKIKSIQQTFNSPLQPSSVLNTADIVNKIERV; from the coding sequence ATGAATAAGAATACACCTATATTAGGTTTAGCTGGGCTTGGTTTACGTAGAGAAATGCTAGATAAAATGATTGATAGTTATCCTTGTGATGTAGACTTTTTAGAGATAGCACCTGAAAATTGGTTAATCTTAGGCGGCGCTTTTAAAAAAAACCTTAAAAAACTGACTCAAAAACATAACTTTGTATGCCACGGATTATCGCTTTCAATTGGTTCTCCTGAGCCATTGGATATTGAGTTTGTAAAACAACTAAAACCTTTCTTTAAAGAACATAATATTAAACTTTATAGTGAACATTTAAGTTATTGTTCGGGTAAAGGTCATATGTATGATTTAATGCCGATCCCATTTACACAGGCAAGTGCTATCTATGTTTCGGATAGAATAAAACAAGTTCAAGATATTTTAGAGATGAAAATAGCCATTGAAAATGTCTCGTATTATGCTGCTCCTGGTCAGGAAATGTCAGAGATAGACTTTTTAAATCAAGTATTAGAATTATCAGATTGTGACTTATTACTTGATGTAAATAATATCTATGTTAATTCAATTAATCATAAATATAATGCGATTGAGTTTTTAAAAGCATTACCAACTAAACGCATTGCTTATGGTCATATTGCTGGTCATTATGATGAAGCAGATGATCTACTGGTTGATACTCATGGTGCCGATGTTATTGATCCAGTTTGGTCCTTATTAGAAAAAGCCTATGAATTCCATGGTGTATTTCCAACGTTATTAGAACGTGATTTTAATATCCCACCTATTACTGATTTATTAATAGAGATTAATAAAATAAAATCAATTCAACAAACATTTAATTCGCCATTACAGCCAAGTTCAGTTTTAAATACTGCTGACATTGTAAATAAAATAGAGCGGGTATAA
- a CDS encoding DUF2063 domain-containing protein gives MSHFKYVQAQFMAHIKDPDHIAPPSDIEPRRMAIYSELFFNNIEGFIASAFPVLKSLYDEDDWLALVRKFFIEHNCKTPYFLEISQEFIEYLSHQYQMTTHDPIFMLELAHYEWVELDISIRDENESYTNFDPDDLDITPLSLSHLAWSLSYQFPVHTISPENQPQSIPEEPSYIIVFRDLEDEVGFIAINGMTALMLQIINENPNIKFEALCETLYSQVQSLSLDIIKQGAVSILSALIEQGVLVTQK, from the coding sequence ATGTCTCATTTTAAATACGTGCAAGCGCAATTTATGGCTCACATAAAAGACCCCGATCATATAGCACCTCCTTCTGATATAGAACCAAGAAGAATGGCTATTTATAGCGAGTTATTTTTCAACAATATTGAAGGTTTTATTGCTTCTGCTTTTCCTGTTCTAAAATCTTTATATGATGAAGATGATTGGCTGGCTTTAGTCAGAAAATTCTTTATTGAACATAATTGTAAAACACCATATTTTTTAGAAATTTCACAAGAGTTTATTGAGTATCTAAGTCACCAGTATCAAATGACAACACATGATCCGATATTTATGCTTGAGTTAGCACATTATGAGTGGGTAGAGCTAGATATCTCAATTAGAGATGAAAATGAGTCATATACAAACTTTGATCCTGATGATTTAGATATCACACCGTTATCTTTGTCTCATTTAGCTTGGTCTTTGAGCTATCAGTTTCCGGTACATACAATAAGCCCTGAAAATCAACCACAAAGCATACCTGAAGAACCTAGTTATATAATTGTTTTTAGAGACTTAGAAGACGAAGTGGGTTTTATTGCTATCAACGGCATGACCGCACTTATGTTGCAGATAATAAATGAAAACCCGAATATAAAGTTCGAAGCTTTATGTGAAACATTATACAGCCAAGTTCAATCGTTATCTTTAGATATAATAAAGCAAGGTGCTGTAAGTATATTAAGCGCGCTGATAGAGCAAGGCGTTTTAGTTACCCAAAAATAA
- a CDS encoding HD domain-containing protein yields MMNQAELIHWQKHFKAFVTEQMQQDPAHDIAHIQRVVTSGIALANKENADINIVLPACWLHDCVNVPKKSNLRAKGSILSAERAIEYLTEIKYPAHYFDAIHHAIAAHSYSANIETKTLEAKVVQDADRLDALGAVGMSRCLMLGATWESQLYHFEDPFGANRPLDDKKYCIDHFFVKLQGLVDTMKTPAGSIEAQTRWQFMALYLKQLGHETAIDYQAKN; encoded by the coding sequence ATGATGAATCAAGCTGAATTAATCCATTGGCAAAAGCATTTTAAAGCATTTGTAACTGAGCAAATGCAACAAGACCCAGCTCATGATATAGCGCATATACAAAGAGTTGTTACCAGTGGTATCGCTTTAGCTAACAAAGAAAACGCTGACATAAATATCGTTTTGCCTGCTTGTTGGTTACATGATTGTGTCAATGTGCCAAAAAAATCAAATCTTCGTGCTAAAGGCTCTATTTTAAGTGCTGAACGTGCCATTGAGTACCTAACAGAAATAAAATATCCAGCACATTATTTTGACGCCATTCATCATGCCATTGCTGCTCACAGTTATTCAGCAAATATCGAAACTAAAACATTAGAAGCTAAAGTTGTACAAGATGCTGACCGATTAGATGCATTAGGCGCTGTAGGCATGTCTCGGTGCTTAATGTTAGGTGCAACATGGGAAAGTCAGCTTTATCATTTTGAGGACCCTTTTGGCGCAAATAGACCTCTTGATGATAAAAAATATTGCATAGATCATTTCTTTGTTAAGTTGCAAGGTCTAGTTGATACCATGAAAACGCCAGCAGGATCTATTGAAGCTCAAACTCGTTGGCAGTTCATGGCCCTATACCTAAAACAGTTAGGTCATGAAACAGCGATTGATTACCAAGCCAAAAATTAA
- the nadD gene encoding nicotinate-nucleotide adenylyltransferase, translating to MIGIFGGTFDPIHLGHLNIAQQCVKQLQLDKLFFMPCATPAHKSLSNISAEHRAHMVNLAIKDNNLFALDDRELKRTGASYSVLSLRELKQEFPDQSILFLIGMDSLNTLSSWYHWQEITQLCHLVICKRPGQTFSPSQETLDYLNQATTAHQSDLKEIKSGKAFFLDTPEFNIASTQIRNNLNETNSINQLLPKAVLSYIKLNNLY from the coding sequence ATGATAGGTATTTTTGGCGGTACATTTGATCCAATTCATTTAGGTCATTTGAATATTGCACAGCAATGTGTAAAGCAACTTCAACTAGATAAACTCTTCTTTATGCCCTGTGCAACCCCTGCGCACAAATCATTATCAAATATTAGTGCTGAACATCGCGCTCATATGGTCAACTTGGCTATCAAAGATAATAACCTCTTTGCTTTAGATGATAGAGAGCTAAAACGCACAGGAGCCTCTTATTCGGTTTTAAGTTTACGAGAGTTAAAACAAGAATTTCCAGATCAAAGTATATTATTTTTAATTGGCATGGACTCTCTAAATACTTTAAGTAGCTGGTATCATTGGCAAGAAATCACCCAACTTTGCCACTTAGTTATTTGTAAAAGACCAGGACAAACGTTTTCACCAAGCCAAGAAACGCTCGATTATTTAAATCAAGCAACAACAGCACATCAAAGTGACTTAAAAGAGATAAAATCAGGTAAAGCTTTCTTCTTAGATACACCTGAATTTAATATCGCCTCAACTCAAATCAGAAATAATCTAAATGAAACAAATTCAATCAATCAACTACTGCCCAAAGCAGTTCTCAGTTATATAAAACTAAATAATTTATATTAG
- the holA gene encoding DNA polymerase III subunit delta has translation MRCYVNQLKTQLNKGLNPFYLVMGEEPFQVQSCTDDIRNNAKKQGFDEVLKFSILPQFDWNEITQEYNSLSLFSDKRIIEIELGDQKAGKTGSNALKSLAQHINPDCIVIIKGNKAGQDIQRSAWFKALDKGGLFIPCYEITANHLNTWLNQQCQNLSLDLDQQAKQFLLESTQGNLLATHQELEKLVLLYGSNAITKEHLISVLRNQSKFDIFDLSDALLNGNLKLIIDIISNLKSNHNEVASVSWAITRDAQQLFEMSNAMQSGENINQVFKAHNVWKNKQALYQNALNRIPFSQLKHILVLLAQFDTGFKSGTLVSPWQALAHIGISFTQAFNAPLPIYKED, from the coding sequence GTGCGCTGTTATGTTAACCAACTCAAAACACAATTAAATAAAGGGCTAAACCCATTTTACTTAGTGATGGGTGAAGAACCCTTTCAAGTACAAAGCTGCACTGATGACATTCGAAACAATGCAAAAAAACAAGGCTTTGATGAAGTTTTAAAATTTAGCATCTTACCTCAGTTTGATTGGAATGAAATTACACAAGAATATAATAGTCTGTCATTGTTTAGTGATAAACGTATTATTGAAATTGAACTAGGCGATCAAAAAGCCGGAAAAACAGGCTCAAACGCCTTAAAATCTTTAGCCCAACATATTAACCCTGATTGTATAGTAATTATTAAAGGCAATAAAGCAGGACAAGATATTCAGAGATCGGCATGGTTTAAAGCCTTGGACAAAGGTGGTTTATTTATACCTTGTTATGAAATCACCGCTAATCATCTTAATACTTGGCTAAATCAACAATGCCAAAATTTATCTTTAGATCTTGATCAACAAGCTAAACAATTTTTACTTGAGTCAACTCAAGGCAACCTATTAGCGACACATCAAGAACTTGAAAAATTGGTATTACTTTACGGCAGCAATGCAATTACCAAAGAGCATTTGATTAGCGTATTAAGGAATCAATCTAAGTTTGATATTTTTGATTTATCTGATGCCTTGCTAAACGGTAATTTAAAACTCATTATAGACATTATTAGCAACCTAAAAAGCAATCATAATGAAGTAGCCAGTGTTAGCTGGGCTATCACCCGAGACGCACAACAATTGTTTGAAATGAGCAATGCAATGCAGTCAGGTGAAAATATTAACCAAGTATTTAAAGCGCATAATGTGTGGAAAAACAAACAAGCGCTATACCAGAATGCATTAAATCGCATCCCTTTTTCACAACTAAAACATATTTTAGTTTTACTGGCACAATTTGATACTGGTTTTAAAAGTGGCACACTTGTATCGCCCTGGCAGGCATTGGCGCATATTGGCATCAGCTTTACACAAGCATTTAATGCTCCCTTGCCAATTTATAAAGAAGACTAA
- the lptE gene encoding LPS assembly lipoprotein LptE, whose product MPLLFDKVTTYYKQIIAVLLCSVALSGCGFKLKMASVLPQEFKYLTVTADDANSALYRQLKKQLVNANVDLSEDAIGRQANSPHLVLNKDKLDRRTLSLFKNGQVAEYELTYHVAYQVFRPGQDTVKHNFELYRTYQDDPNKALAKAKELDIILTEMRLQASHRIVRELSQL is encoded by the coding sequence ATGCCTTTGCTTTTTGATAAAGTAACAACGTATTACAAACAGATCATAGCAGTTTTGCTATGCTCTGTTGCGCTATCAGGCTGTGGCTTTAAGTTAAAAATGGCATCTGTTTTACCGCAGGAGTTTAAATACCTTACAGTGACAGCCGATGACGCAAACTCTGCGTTATATCGTCAACTTAAAAAACAGCTGGTAAATGCTAACGTAGATTTATCTGAAGATGCGATTGGTAGACAAGCTAATAGTCCTCACTTGGTATTAAATAAAGACAAACTTGATAGACGTACATTGTCTTTATTTAAAAATGGCCAAGTAGCAGAATATGAACTTACCTATCATGTTGCTTATCAAGTGTTCCGCCCTGGTCAAGATACAGTAAAACACAACTTTGAGCTTTACCGTACTTATCAGGACGATCCAAACAAAGCGTTAGCAAAAGCAAAAGAATTAGATATTATTTTGACTGAAATGAGATTGCAAGCAAGCCATAGAATAGTGAGAGAGCTTTCTCAATTATGA
- the leuS gene encoding leucine--tRNA ligase, producing MQEQYTPQDIESKVQSYWDKNKVFKVTEQEDKEKFYCLSMFPYPSGRLHMGHVRNYTIGDVVSRFQRLQGKNVMQPMGWDGFGLPAENAAIKNNTAPAKWTYENINYMRDQLKRLGFGYDWDREIATCHPDYYKWEQWFFTKLYEKGLVYKKMSTVNWDPVDQTVLANEQVIDGKGWRSGAVVEQKEIPQWFIKITDYAQELLDDLDKLDEWPEQVKTMQRNWIGRSEGLDITFKRADTNEDLSIYTTRPDTIMGVTYVAVAAGHPIAIEAAKNNADIAAFNEECKNTKVAEADMATMEKKGIATGFYAVHPLTGKQVPIWIANFVLMGYGSGAVMAVPGHDQRDYEFATAYGLNIEQVITNEENTADISESAYTEKGTLVNSAEFDGLDFEKAFNAIADKVTEMGCGERKVNFRLRDWGVSRQRYWGSPIPMLSDEDGQTIAAPEDMLPVRLPEDVVMNGVTSPIKADPEWAKSEINGEPVFHETDTFDTFMESSWYYARYCSPRNDEAMLNPKESNYWLPVNQYIGGIEHAILHLLYSRFFHKLLRDFGLVDCDEPFERLLCQGMVLAETFYRKDEKGGDIWIAPSDVETEKDEKGRVTKAWHKDDGEPVFAAGTTKMSKSKNNGIDPQTVIDQYGADTVRLFMMFTAPPEQTLEWSDSGVEGSHRFLKRVWKYAYDVKAAGTATLNKDALTNDQKALRRELHKAIAKVTDDLNRRQTFNTAIAAVMELLNKLNKAPLVDEQDIALANEALTAMIIMLSPITPHISHQLWQTLGFEGDVIDASWPTFDESALVEDEKLVIVQVNGKVRAKLTVAADADQESVEKAAFADATVNKFIDGKTIRKVIYIKGKILNVVAN from the coding sequence ATGCAAGAGCAATATACCCCGCAAGATATAGAGTCAAAAGTACAATCGTACTGGGACAAAAACAAAGTTTTTAAAGTAACTGAGCAAGAAGATAAAGAAAAGTTTTACTGTTTATCTATGTTCCCATACCCAAGTGGTCGACTACACATGGGTCACGTGCGTAACTACACTATTGGTGATGTTGTTTCACGCTTCCAACGCCTACAAGGTAAAAATGTAATGCAGCCTATGGGTTGGGATGGATTTGGTTTACCTGCTGAAAATGCTGCAATCAAAAACAATACTGCGCCTGCAAAATGGACTTACGAAAATATCAATTATATGCGCGATCAACTAAAACGTTTAGGTTTTGGTTATGATTGGGATCGTGAAATTGCAACTTGTCATCCAGATTACTACAAATGGGAACAATGGTTTTTCACTAAATTGTATGAAAAAGGCTTAGTGTACAAAAAAATGTCAACGGTTAACTGGGATCCAGTAGACCAAACTGTACTTGCTAATGAGCAAGTAATTGACGGTAAAGGTTGGCGTTCAGGTGCGGTAGTTGAACAAAAAGAAATCCCACAATGGTTCATTAAAATCACTGACTACGCACAAGAATTATTAGACGATTTAGATAAGTTAGATGAATGGCCTGAGCAAGTTAAAACCATGCAACGTAACTGGATCGGTCGTTCAGAAGGATTAGATATCACATTTAAACGTGCTGATACTAATGAAGACCTTTCTATCTACACAACACGTCCAGATACGATTATGGGTGTAACATATGTTGCTGTTGCAGCAGGTCACCCAATTGCAATTGAAGCAGCTAAAAATAACGCTGATATTGCTGCATTCAACGAAGAATGTAAGAACACCAAAGTTGCTGAAGCTGATATGGCCACGATGGAGAAAAAAGGCATTGCAACGGGTTTCTATGCTGTTCATCCATTAACGGGTAAACAAGTTCCAATCTGGATCGCTAACTTTGTATTAATGGGTTACGGCTCAGGTGCTGTTATGGCAGTACCAGGTCATGATCAAAGAGATTATGAGTTCGCGACTGCTTACGGCTTAAATATAGAGCAAGTGATCACTAATGAAGAAAATACAGCTGACATAAGCGAAAGCGCATACACAGAAAAAGGCACTTTAGTTAACTCTGCAGAATTTGATGGCCTAGATTTTGAAAAAGCATTTAATGCCATTGCTGATAAAGTAACTGAAATGGGCTGTGGTGAACGTAAAGTTAACTTCCGTTTACGTGATTGGGGTGTAAGTCGTCAGCGTTACTGGGGTTCTCCAATCCCAATGTTAAGCGATGAAGATGGCCAAACAATTGCTGCGCCTGAAGATATGCTACCTGTACGTTTACCTGAAGATGTTGTAATGAACGGTGTAACTTCACCAATTAAAGCAGATCCAGAGTGGGCAAAATCAGAGATTAACGGCGAGCCTGTTTTCCACGAAACAGATACTTTTGATACTTTCATGGAATCTTCGTGGTATTACGCGCGTTACTGTAGCCCACGTAATGATGAAGCGATGTTAAACCCTAAAGAGTCAAACTACTGGTTGCCGGTAAACCAATACATCGGCGGTATTGAACACGCAATTTTACACTTATTATATTCTCGTTTTTTCCATAAGTTATTACGTGACTTTGGTTTAGTTGACTGTGATGAACCTTTCGAACGTTTATTATGTCAAGGCATGGTATTAGCTGAAACTTTTTATCGTAAAGATGAAAAAGGCGGCGATATTTGGATTGCACCAAGCGATGTTGAAACCGAAAAAGATGAAAAAGGTCGTGTCACTAAAGCATGGCATAAAGACGATGGTGAACCTGTTTTTGCAGCAGGCACAACAAAAATGTCTAAGTCTAAAAATAATGGTATCGACCCACAAACTGTAATCGACCAATATGGTGCTGATACGGTACGTTTATTTATGATGTTTACTGCTCCACCAGAACAAACTCTAGAATGGTCTGATTCAGGTGTTGAAGGTTCTCATAGATTCTTAAAACGTGTTTGGAAATACGCATACGATGTTAAGGCTGCTGGTACCGCTACACTTAATAAAGATGCATTAACAAATGATCAAAAAGCACTGCGTCGTGAATTACATAAAGCCATTGCAAAAGTAACTGATGATTTAAACCGTCGTCAAACTTTTAATACAGCAATCGCTGCGGTAATGGAATTATTAAACAAGTTAAATAAAGCGCCTTTAGTTGATGAGCAAGATATCGCTTTAGCAAACGAAGCATTAACAGCAATGATTATTATGCTTTCGCCGATCACACCACATATCAGCCACCAGTTATGGCAAACTTTAGGGTTTGAAGGCGATGTGATTGATGCATCTTGGCCAACATTTGATGAAAGTGCACTTGTTGAAGATGAGAAATTAGTCATAGTGCAAGTTAACGGTAAAGTCCGTGCAAAACTGACTGTTGCTGCAGATGCTGATCAAGAATCAGTTGAAAAGGCTGCTTTTGCAGATGCGACTGTAAATAAATTTATTGATGGTAAAACCATTCGTAAAGTAATTTACATTAAAGGTAAAATCTTAAACGTGGTTGCTAACTAA
- a CDS encoding Lon protease family protein has translation MNKENNALSPMALAPKIDMAHVSNCMTIPYPESLNFIGQNRAQTAIDFALGMEMPGYNLYVMGEAALGRFSIVKDKLTQHSKTRKTPLEWLYVNNYDDHREPISICLQPGEGKVFCDDIDSLIDEIMDTFPAAFDNPGFQRKKKAIDRAFNTKYDSAIDKVEIVAAEHSIALFEENDVLSFAPVVDGKQLDDAEFSVLSDDQKQYFYEVISKLEDALIDALIELPRWKRESSEKLRELKKSTAEQAIKPLLKELEFKYAAQIGILKYLKEIKDELIDTVLEWLDVENDENNKDDLDKRGMLTDYFAPNQIVDYKEGDAAPVIYEPNPTLGNIFGKAEYGSHQGSILTSYRTIQSGALHKANGGYLIVDAEKVMANPQVWDALKLSLKTHQIKNDCLVQDGGAGGGSLKPQLIPLDVKIIFLGSRELYYLMQEYDEEFNEQFRVLADFEFFIPGSDKFQYQFITKVQEHASKALELDLTDEAIAQLLYFSYRQAEHQTKLSARFADILELLNESSYYAKQDLSQIIEANHITEALAGKQYRTGQMSESMLSDIKEGHTLIDTQGEAIGKVNGLTVLHVGDTSFGSPARITATVYAGSEGVLDIEREAELGKAIHTKGVMLLTGYLGNKYAQDFALTLSSSIAIEQSYGYIDGDSASLAELCALISAITRLPIDQSLALTGSINQHGEVQAIGGVNEKIEGFFKLCKMRGLTGKQGVMIPHSNRLNLVLNEEVRTAVSNGHFHVYTVKTVDEALEILLNKPAGTLTNKGTYAKGTINQIALQRLSAISEVVNGADSE, from the coding sequence ATGAATAAAGAAAATAATGCATTAAGCCCAATGGCACTGGCACCAAAAATTGATATGGCGCATGTGAGTAATTGCATGACGATACCTTATCCTGAGTCATTGAACTTCATTGGTCAAAATCGCGCACAAACCGCAATTGATTTTGCTTTAGGCATGGAAATGCCGGGCTATAACTTATATGTCATGGGGGAGGCTGCATTAGGTCGTTTCTCTATTGTTAAAGATAAATTGACGCAACATAGCAAAACAAGAAAAACCCCATTAGAGTGGCTTTACGTTAATAATTATGATGATCACCGTGAGCCTATCTCTATTTGCTTGCAACCTGGTGAGGGTAAAGTTTTTTGTGATGATATAGATTCGTTAATTGATGAAATTATGGATACTTTTCCTGCGGCTTTTGATAACCCTGGATTTCAGCGTAAGAAAAAAGCAATCGATCGCGCATTTAATACCAAATACGACTCAGCGATTGATAAAGTTGAAATTGTTGCTGCTGAGCATAGCATTGCATTATTCGAAGAAAATGATGTATTAAGTTTTGCCCCAGTTGTAGATGGCAAACAACTTGATGATGCGGAATTCTCGGTTTTAAGTGATGATCAAAAACAATATTTCTATGAAGTGATCTCAAAATTAGAAGATGCATTAATTGATGCATTAATTGAATTACCGCGCTGGAAAAGAGAATCATCAGAAAAACTAAGAGAGCTAAAAAAATCAACTGCTGAGCAAGCGATTAAACCACTTTTAAAAGAGCTTGAGTTTAAATATGCGGCACAAATAGGCATTTTAAAATATTTAAAAGAGATCAAAGATGAGCTAATTGATACCGTTTTAGAATGGTTAGATGTTGAAAATGATGAAAACAACAAAGATGATTTAGATAAACGCGGTATGTTAACTGATTATTTTGCACCTAATCAGATTGTAGATTATAAAGAGGGTGATGCAGCGCCTGTTATTTATGAACCAAACCCGACATTAGGCAATATATTTGGTAAGGCGGAATATGGCTCACATCAGGGGTCGATATTAACCAGTTACCGCACCATTCAATCTGGCGCATTGCATAAAGCTAATGGCGGGTATTTAATTGTTGATGCCGAAAAAGTTATGGCAAACCCGCAAGTATGGGATGCGTTAAAACTGTCTTTAAAAACACATCAAATTAAAAATGATTGTTTAGTACAAGATGGTGGTGCAGGAGGTGGTTCTTTAAAACCTCAACTCATTCCACTTGATGTTAAAATTATATTTTTAGGTTCTCGTGAACTTTATTATTTAATGCAAGAATACGATGAAGAGTTTAATGAACAGTTTCGTGTTTTAGCTGATTTTGAATTTTTCATTCCTGGCAGTGATAAATTTCAATATCAATTCATTACAAAAGTGCAAGAGCATGCCTCTAAAGCGTTAGAATTAGATTTAACTGATGAAGCGATCGCACAACTTCTATACTTTAGTTACAGACAAGCTGAGCATCAAACTAAACTGAGTGCGAGATTTGCTGATATTTTAGAACTGCTAAATGAATCTAGCTATTACGCAAAACAAGATTTAAGTCAGATCATAGAAGCAAATCACATTACGGAAGCCCTTGCCGGCAAGCAATATCGCACAGGACAAATGAGTGAAAGCATGCTCTCTGATATTAAAGAGGGTCATACGCTCATTGATACCCAAGGTGAAGCCATTGGTAAAGTAAATGGTTTAACTGTGCTGCATGTAGGTGATACGAGCTTTGGAAGCCCAGCTAGGATCACTGCAACTGTATATGCAGGATCTGAAGGTGTACTTGATATCGAAAGGGAAGCTGAACTAGGTAAAGCAATACATACAAAAGGTGTGATGCTGCTAACGGGTTACTTAGGCAATAAATACGCTCAAGATTTCGCGCTTACTCTAAGCTCTAGTATTGCCATAGAGCAAAGCTATGGTTATATCGATGGTGATAGTGCGTCATTAGCTGAATTATGTGCCCTTATTTCGGCAATTACACGTTTACCAATAGATCAATCACTCGCATTAACGGGGTCGATTAATCAGCATGGTGAAGTACAGGCAATTGGTGGGGTAAACGAAAAAATAGAAGGTTTCTTCAAACTTTGTAAAATGCGTGGTTTAACGGGTAAACAAGGTGTGATGATCCCGCATTCAAATCGTTTAAACTTAGTATTGAATGAAGAAGTGCGCACTGCAGTGTCTAATGGACATTTCCATGTATATACAGTGAAAACAGTTGATGAAGCGTTAGAAATTTTGTTGAATAAACCGGCTGGTACATTAACAAATAAAGGCACGTACGCTAAAGGCACGATTAATCAAATTGCATTGCAAAGATTAAGCGCGATTTCTGAAGTGGTAAATGGTGCTGATTCTGAATAA
- a CDS encoding PhzF family phenazine biosynthesis protein encodes MKYAIFQVDAFSNAQFKGNPAAVVPLDTWLDDDTLQKIAAENNLSETAFYIIDNENIKLRWFTPETEVDLCGHATLATAWVLVNEFGHKETEINFETRSGILTVCHFNDAAHENEQIFELELPIKHAHECDIKSPLLSAFGRPPLEILASDDYLLLFENEQVIRELKPDLSLLSQLPLRGVIVTAPGDEVDFVSRWFGPNVGVNEDPVTGSAHTSLTPYWANRLDKTLLTAKQISQRGGELECQLRSDKVLLRGKAKLYMKGDIYIEL; translated from the coding sequence ATGAAATATGCCATTTTTCAAGTTGATGCATTTTCTAACGCGCAATTTAAAGGCAACCCTGCAGCTGTAGTGCCTTTAGATACCTGGTTAGACGATGATACTTTACAAAAAATTGCCGCTGAAAATAACTTATCTGAAACCGCCTTTTATATTATTGATAATGAAAACATTAAATTACGTTGGTTTACCCCTGAAACTGAAGTTGATTTATGCGGTCATGCCACACTCGCAACAGCTTGGGTATTAGTGAATGAATTTGGACATAAAGAAACCGAAATTAACTTTGAGACGCGTTCAGGTATTTTAACCGTATGTCACTTTAATGATGCTGCACATGAAAATGAGCAAATTTTTGAACTTGAGTTACCAATTAAACATGCTCATGAATGTGATATTAAAAGCCCGTTATTAAGTGCTTTTGGTCGCCCTCCTTTAGAAATTTTAGCATCAGATGACTATTTATTACTTTTTGAAAATGAACAAGTCATTCGAGAATTGAAACCAGATCTGTCTTTATTATCTCAGCTACCATTAAGAGGCGTTATTGTTACCGCACCTGGTGACGAAGTTGATTTTGTATCTCGTTGGTTTGGTCCAAATGTTGGCGTAAATGAAGATCCTGTAACCGGCTCAGCTCATACAAGCTTAACACCCTATTGGGCAAATAGATTAGATAAAACATTATTAACAGCTAAACAGATATCTCAACGTGGTGGTGAGTTAGAGTGCCAATTAAGAAGTGACAAAGTACTATTGAGAGGCAAAGCAAAGCTGTATATGAAAGGTGATATTTATATAGAGCTATAA